A stretch of the Chlorobiota bacterium genome encodes the following:
- a CDS encoding tyrosine--tRNA ligase, translated as MNNTFPSLNEQLDLISRGADEIIPVEELVKKIEKSIETKTQLRIKLGADPSRPDLHIGHAVVLQKLRDFQDLGHKAILIIGDFTAMIGDPSGRSKTRPPLTLEDTRENGQSYFEQAGRVLSKDNIEIRYNSEWLDKMSFTDVIKLSSNYTVSQMLERDDFHKRFEGETPISLHEFLYPLAQGKDSVAIESDVELGGTDQKFNLLVGRELQRANGMAPQVIMTFPLLVGIDGVEKMSKSLGNYIAFTDTPQDMFGKTLSIPDSAMYTFYKLALFKNDIDLKEIQDKLKSGELHPRESKRELARGITARYYSAEEAMNAQEEFDKIFIKKEVPEDIESFIVKNPILILDLIVDAKLSASKGEARRLIQGGGVTLNGEKINDINFMFDGIKESILKIGKRKFLKLTIN; from the coding sequence TTGAATAATACTTTCCCATCATTAAATGAACAGCTTGATTTGATTAGTCGTGGTGCTGATGAAATAATTCCTGTTGAAGAACTAGTAAAAAAAATAGAGAAATCCATAGAGACAAAAACTCAATTAAGAATTAAACTAGGAGCAGATCCATCAAGACCAGACTTACATATTGGTCATGCAGTGGTATTACAAAAGCTAAGGGATTTTCAAGATTTAGGTCATAAGGCGATATTAATAATTGGTGACTTTACTGCTATGATTGGTGACCCTTCAGGTAGATCTAAAACAAGACCTCCATTAACATTAGAAGATACTAGGGAAAATGGACAAAGTTATTTTGAACAAGCTGGAAGAGTTTTATCAAAAGATAATATAGAGATTAGGTATAATTCTGAATGGTTAGATAAAATGAGTTTTACAGATGTAATTAAATTATCTTCAAATTATACTGTTTCTCAAATGCTTGAGCGAGATGATTTTCATAAGAGATTTGAAGGTGAAACACCAATTTCTCTTCATGAGTTTTTATATCCTTTAGCTCAAGGTAAAGATTCAGTTGCAATTGAATCTGATGTTGAGCTTGGTGGAACAGATCAAAAATTTAATCTTTTAGTTGGTAGGGAATTACAAAGAGCAAATGGTATGGCACCTCAAGTTATTATGACATTTCCACTGTTAGTAGGGATTGATGGAGTGGAAAAAATGTCAAAGTCTTTAGGCAATTATATAGCTTTTACTGATACTCCTCAGGATATGTTCGGTAAAACTTTATCAATTCCAGATTCTGCTATGTACACTTTTTATAAATTAGCACTTTTTAAAAACGATATAGATTTAAAAGAAATTCAAGACAAATTAAAATCTGGGGAACTTCATCCAAGAGAATCGAAAAGAGAATTAGCTAGAGGTATAACTGCTCGATATTATAGTGCTGAAGAAGCTATGAATGCTCAAGAAGAGTTTGATAAAATCTTCATAAAAAAAGAAGTACCAGAAGATATTGAAAGTTTTATTGTTAAGAATCCTATCCTAATTTTAGACTTAATAGTTGATGCTAAATTATCTGCAAGTAAAGGTGAAGCAAGAAGATTAATTCAAGGTGGAGGAGTTACTTTAAATGGTGAAAAAATAAATGATATCAATTTTATGTTTGATGGAATAAAAGAAAGTATTCTTAAAATTGGAAAAAGAAAATTTTTAAAACTTACAATTAATTAA
- a CDS encoding acetyl-CoA carboxylase carboxyltransferase subunit beta, with protein MAWFHRSRKNIEEQNSREMPDGLWMKCSGCDHIIYKGELEEHLSTCSQCNKHFRIKANDYLNLLFDNESFIESDKDVTPGDPLNFSDEISYVKRYEQAVQKTGLKEAITIGTGFVDGKKISIAAMDFSFIGGSMGSVVGEKFCRAIDVARKEKIPFVAIPASGGARMQEGTFSLMQMAKTSSHLTLLSEEGLPYIVILTDPTTGGVTASFAMLGDITIAEPGALVGFAGPRVIEQMTKKKLPPGFQRSEFQQFHGFVDIIVHRKELRSTLSRVLNLIKY; from the coding sequence GTGGCTTGGTTCCATCGTTCAAGAAAAAACATAGAAGAGCAAAACAGTCGTGAGATGCCTGATGGTTTGTGGATGAAATGCTCTGGTTGTGATCATATTATTTACAAAGGTGAATTAGAAGAACACCTTTCAACTTGCTCTCAATGTAACAAACATTTCCGTATTAAAGCAAATGATTATTTGAATTTACTCTTTGATAATGAGAGTTTTATTGAATCAGATAAAGATGTTACACCTGGTGATCCACTAAATTTTAGTGACGAAATATCTTATGTTAAAAGATACGAACAAGCAGTACAGAAAACTGGTTTGAAAGAAGCTATTACAATTGGAACTGGCTTTGTTGATGGCAAGAAAATTTCAATTGCTGCCATGGATTTTAGTTTTATTGGGGGCTCAATGGGTTCAGTTGTTGGTGAAAAATTTTGTAGAGCAATTGATGTTGCAAGAAAAGAAAAAATTCCATTTGTTGCCATCCCCGCTTCTGGTGGTGCTCGTATGCAAGAAGGAACTTTCTCACTTATGCAAATGGCTAAAACTTCTTCTCATTTAACTTTACTTTCTGAAGAGGGCTTACCATACATTGTAATTTTAACAGATCCAACTACTGGGGGGGTAACTGCATCATTCGCTATGTTAGGAGATATTACAATTGCAGAACCAGGCGCACTAGTTGGATTTGCAGGACCTAGAGTTATTGAACAAATGACAAAGAAAAAACTTCCTCCAGGATTTCAAAGATCAGAATTCCAACAATTCCACGGTTTTGTTGATATTATAGTTCATAGAAAAGAACTTCGGTCTACATTAAGTAGAGTGTTAAATTTAATTAAATATTAA
- a CDS encoding septum formation initiator family protein, whose amino-acid sequence MKIFGKNYKVLSSTTIIVSIPVILFLLWGAVFSSRGILTRFQLETDVANLQIDRDKELFIQDSLKKEIHKLKTDSKTIEGVARERYMMTKPGESVYIVKEK is encoded by the coding sequence ATGAAAATTTTTGGAAAGAATTACAAAGTGCTTTCATCTACAACTATAATAGTCTCTATTCCAGTAATTCTGTTTTTGTTGTGGGGTGCAGTATTTAGCAGTCGAGGGATTTTAACTCGGTTTCAACTTGAAACAGATGTTGCAAATCTGCAAATAGACAGGGATAAGGAGCTATTTATTCAAGATTCATTAAAGAAAGAAATACACAAGTTAAAAACTGATTCTAAAACTATTGAAGGAGTTGCTAGAGAAAGATACATGATGACAAAACCAGGTGAGTCGGTTTACATTGTCAAAGAAAAATAA
- a CDS encoding 3-hydroxybutyryl-CoA dehydrogenase: MKAKVFGVCGAGTMGAGIAYSAALAGFEVILYDFPEPLNNGRLSIDKFSKDSVDRKKLTQEQVDTLLSRFHFVSDLEKLSDCDIIIEAIIENLQIKQDLFVKLESITNDGTILASNTSSLAITAIFSKLVKTEFSVGMHFFNPAHVMKLVEVIKGYRTSEETIERVIEICKLLSKIPVNVKDTPGFIVNRVARNFYGEAFRIVSEGAATVQKVDECMKNIGFKMGPFELMDLIGIDINFAVTQSVYSQYFNEARFQPNLIQSKMVEAGLLGKKTGKGFY; this comes from the coding sequence ATGAAAGCTAAAGTTTTTGGTGTTTGTGGAGCTGGAACTATGGGTGCTGGAATTGCATATAGTGCTGCACTAGCAGGCTTTGAGGTTATTCTTTATGATTTCCCAGAACCATTAAACAATGGCAGATTGAGTATTGATAAATTTAGTAAAGATTCGGTTGATAGAAAGAAATTAACGCAAGAGCAAGTAGATACACTATTATCAAGATTCCATTTTGTAAGTGATTTAGAAAAACTTTCAGATTGCGATATAATTATAGAAGCTATTATTGAGAATCTTCAAATAAAACAGGATCTGTTTGTTAAACTTGAATCAATAACAAATGATGGAACTATACTTGCAAGCAATACTTCATCATTAGCAATAACTGCTATTTTTAGTAAATTAGTTAAGACTGAATTTTCTGTTGGGATGCATTTCTTTAACCCTGCTCATGTTATGAAACTTGTTGAGGTTATTAAAGGTTATAGAACCAGTGAGGAAACAATTGAAAGGGTGATTGAAATTTGTAAATTGTTAAGTAAGATTCCAGTAAATGTAAAAGATACTCCAGGATTTATCGTTAATCGAGTTGCTAGAAATTTTTATGGTGAGGCTTTTAGAATTGTAAGTGAAGGTGCTGCTACTGTTCAGAAAGTTGATGAATGTATGAAAAATATTGGGTTTAAAATGGGACCTTTTGAATTAATGGATTTAATAGGTATTGATATTAATTTTGCAGTAACACAATCTGTTTATTCACAATATTTTAATGAAGCTAGGTTTCAACCAAATTTAATACAAAGTAAAATGGTTGAAGCTGGATTGCTTGGTAAAAAAACAGGTAAAGGATTTTATTAG
- a CDS encoding acyl-CoA desaturase, with the protein MQKLTFVAQDNTFFNVLKERIDSYFKEKGVLPTGNYKLYSKTIILGITATTLYTILVFFTPVWWLALPLCALLGVNFASIGFNVMHDSCHGSYSSKKWVNELFGYSLDSMGASSFIWKVRHNLVHHSFTNIYGHDDDIDIQPFMRTSRDQPINKFHKYQYWYCFPLYGLTYLSWVFLVDFRYYFSRRIANKKISSISIKDHITFWGSKLFYTTMVLVIPSIVVGVIPTLIGFFIMASICGLFISVILQLAHLVEACDFPVPEEKTGNIENQWAVHQMETTTNFATSNKALSWLLGGLNFQIEHHLFPRVSHVHYNEISRIVKEVCKDFNVRYYEYKTFFQALKSHVRYLKTVGVI; encoded by the coding sequence ATGCAAAAACTGACTTTTGTTGCTCAAGACAATACATTCTTTAATGTTTTAAAAGAACGTATTGATTCATACTTTAAAGAAAAAGGAGTCCTTCCAACAGGAAATTACAAACTTTATTCTAAAACAATAATTTTAGGAATAACCGCAACAACTCTTTATACAATTCTTGTTTTTTTTACTCCAGTTTGGTGGCTTGCTTTGCCTTTATGTGCTTTGTTAGGAGTTAATTTTGCTTCAATTGGTTTTAATGTTATGCATGATAGTTGCCATGGAAGTTATTCAAGTAAAAAATGGGTTAATGAACTTTTCGGTTACTCATTAGATAGCATGGGAGCAAGTTCATTTATTTGGAAAGTCCGTCATAACTTAGTTCATCATTCTTTTACTAACATTTACGGACATGATGATGATATAGATATACAGCCATTTATGAGGACAAGTAGAGATCAACCAATTAACAAATTTCATAAATACCAATATTGGTATTGTTTTCCATTATATGGCTTAACATATTTATCTTGGGTATTTTTAGTTGATTTTAGATATTATTTTTCAAGAAGAATTGCTAATAAAAAAATTAGCTCAATTTCCATAAAAGATCATATTACTTTTTGGGGAAGTAAATTATTTTATACCACAATGGTTTTAGTTATACCATCAATTGTGGTTGGAGTAATTCCAACACTTATTGGGTTCTTTATCATGGCTTCAATTTGTGGTTTGTTCATTAGTGTAATACTTCAGCTTGCTCATTTAGTAGAAGCTTGCGATTTTCCAGTTCCAGAAGAAAAAACAGGAAACATTGAGAATCAATGGGCGGTACATCAAATGGAGACAACAACAAATTTTGCAACAAGCAACAAGGCTTTATCGTGGTTATTAGGTGGTTTGAATTTTCAAATTGAGCATCATCTTTTTCCTAGAGTATCACATGTCCATTACAATGAAATTAGCAGAATAGTTAAAGAAGTTTGCAAGGATTTTAATGTTCGTTATTATGAATATAAAACTTTTTTCCAAGCTTTAAAATCACATGTAAGGTATTTAAAAACAGTTGGTGTTATTTAA
- a CDS encoding rod shape-determining protein, translating to MFNFFSNDIAIDLGTANTLIWAKGKGIVLDEPSVVAYDRSSKKIVTVGKEAQAMIGRTHKGIETIRPLKDGVIADFEIAEGMLRLFIKKVTTNWQPSRRIVVCVPSGITEVEKRAVRDSAEHAGGKEVYLIAEPMAAAIGIGLDVKAPIGNMIVDIGGGTTEIAVIALGGIVTDSSIRIAGDEMTASIVQFFKRNHNILIGERTAENIKCQVGTAMPLEEEIEVEVKGRDLVAGIPRIVHITSAEIREALSDPIMAIVDAVKVALEKTPPELSSDILDRGIMLTGGGALLRGLDERLKRETSLPVFIADEPLTAVARGTGKVLENMDDYIPVLLKSKRY from the coding sequence GTGTTTAATTTTTTCTCAAACGATATAGCAATTGACCTTGGAACTGCCAATACTCTTATTTGGGCTAAAGGGAAGGGAATAGTTCTTGATGAACCTTCAGTTGTTGCTTATGATCGTTCTTCAAAAAAAATTGTTACTGTAGGTAAAGAAGCCCAAGCCATGATTGGGAGGACACATAAGGGAATTGAAACTATAAGACCATTAAAAGATGGTGTTATAGCTGACTTTGAAATTGCTGAAGGAATGTTAAGGTTATTTATTAAAAAAGTTACAACAAATTGGCAACCATCAAGAAGAATTGTTGTTTGTGTGCCATCTGGAATTACTGAGGTTGAAAAACGAGCTGTTAGGGATAGCGCCGAACATGCTGGTGGAAAAGAGGTGTACTTGATTGCAGAACCTATGGCTGCAGCCATTGGAATTGGTTTGGATGTAAAAGCACCAATTGGGAATATGATTGTAGATATAGGTGGTGGTACTACTGAAATTGCTGTTATAGCTCTTGGAGGTATTGTTACTGATTCTTCAATTAGAATTGCTGGTGATGAGATGACTGCTTCAATTGTTCAGTTCTTTAAAAGAAACCATAATATTCTAATTGGTGAGAGAACCGCAGAAAATATTAAATGTCAAGTTGGAACTGCTATGCCCCTTGAAGAAGAAATTGAAGTTGAAGTTAAAGGAAGAGATTTAGTTGCAGGAATTCCAAGAATAGTTCATATAACAAGTGCCGAAATTCGTGAAGCTTTGTCTGATCCAATTATGGCTATTGTTGATGCTGTTAAAGTAGCTTTGGAAAAAACTCCACCTGAACTTTCTTCAGATATTTTAGATAGGGGAATAATGCTAACTGGTGGTGGGGCTCTTTTACGAGGACTTGATGAAAGACTAAAAAGAGAAACTTCTTTACCAGTTTTTATAGCTGACGAACCTTTAACTGCTGTTGCTCGTGGAACTGGTAAAGTTTTGGAAAATATGGATGATTATATACCTGTTCTTCTTAAAAGCAAGAGATATTAA
- a CDS encoding DUF2279 domain-containing protein, which produces MKRVNYLTLLFWISLFVVLISKNTFASSSNRIYNDSLFETSDSIKVINDSITKINFENLKILQSDYLESGNSRYTLAGYLPYKHTQLKPATVIGFGSALLALATTITLYQQAWYPDSTSGKFNFESLDYGWKYSLQLDKLGHTFGGFISTYFSNEAFTACGMNPDDAAFYGVIGGLFFQTFIEIQDGFHSNYGFDWTDELSNVLGASYFYIQRKIPALQNYRLKWSAGPSYRDSSRNAAQIRSRLLVDDYDGQNVWLSFKMHNILPNNIKDYWPKWLCLALGYGVKDVELIGYSPYRTAFVSLDYDLIELLPNLGTFGNWLVQTLNNFRLPAPALQLLPELKFIILFPFKISF; this is translated from the coding sequence TTGAAAAGAGTTAATTACCTCACTTTATTATTCTGGATTTCTTTATTTGTAGTTTTAATTTCAAAAAATACCTTTGCATCAAGTTCAAATAGAATTTATAATGATTCTTTATTTGAAACATCCGATTCGATAAAAGTTATTAATGATTCAATAACAAAAATAAATTTTGAAAATCTAAAAATTTTACAATCAGATTATTTGGAATCTGGTAATTCAAGGTACACTTTGGCAGGTTATTTGCCTTATAAACATACTCAATTAAAGCCTGCTACTGTTATTGGTTTCGGTAGTGCATTATTAGCATTAGCAACAACTATAACCCTATATCAACAAGCGTGGTACCCAGATAGTACTTCTGGAAAATTTAACTTTGAGAGTTTAGATTACGGATGGAAGTATTCATTGCAGTTAGATAAACTTGGTCATACTTTTGGTGGTTTTATAAGTACATATTTTTCAAATGAAGCTTTTACCGCTTGTGGAATGAATCCTGATGATGCTGCTTTTTATGGTGTGATTGGTGGATTATTCTTTCAAACTTTTATAGAAATTCAAGATGGATTTCACAGTAATTATGGTTTTGATTGGACCGATGAATTGAGTAATGTTTTGGGTGCTAGTTATTTTTATATTCAAAGAAAAATTCCAGCATTGCAAAATTATAGGTTGAAATGGTCTGCGGGACCATCTTATAGAGATTCCTCAAGAAATGCTGCTCAAATAAGATCGAGGTTGTTAGTAGATGATTATGATGGGCAGAACGTGTGGCTTTCATTCAAGATGCATAACATTTTACCAAATAATATTAAGGATTACTGGCCCAAATGGCTCTGCTTAGCTTTAGGTTATGGTGTGAAGGACGTTGAACTTATTGGTTACAGCCCTTATAGAACTGCTTTTGTTTCTTTAGATTATGATTTAATAGAATTACTGCCAAACCTTGGGACATTTGGTAATTGGTTAGTTCAAACATTAAATAACTTCAGGCTTCCAGCACCTGCATTACAATTATTACCTGAGTTAAAATTCATTATACTTTTTCCTTTTAAAATTTCATTTTAG
- the gcvH gene encoding glycine cleavage system protein GcvH has translation MNFPEELKYDKSHEWVRSEGKIGTIGITDFAQSELGDIVFLDITKSVGDQVEVGEIFGTIEAVKTVSDLYSPVSGKIVEINNDVNDTPDSINKDPYNSGWMVKVEITSGLDSLMDSTTYKSLIGM, from the coding sequence ATGAATTTTCCAGAAGAACTTAAGTATGATAAATCCCATGAATGGGTACGTTCAGAGGGTAAAATAGGAACAATTGGAATAACTGATTTTGCTCAGAGTGAATTAGGGGATATTGTATTCTTAGATATAACTAAATCAGTTGGTGATCAAGTTGAAGTAGGCGAAATATTTGGAACTATAGAAGCAGTTAAAACTGTATCTGATTTGTATTCTCCTGTTTCTGGTAAAATAGTAGAAATTAATAATGATGTTAACGATACTCCTGATAGTATTAATAAAGACCCATACAATTCAGGTTGGATGGTTAAAGTTGAAATAACTTCTGGGTTAGATTCACTTATGGATTCAACTACATATAAGTCTTTGATTGGTATGTAA
- a CDS encoding carboxymuconolactone decarboxylase family protein, producing MNTTFIENNHTDMNSNELFTLIEKKLGFVPEAYKSISASKSYLNDTLYNFHKHVSEGAIDLFTKHIITIAVASALHNQNALNARLAHAKSEGVNDDLITEAIAVTGNIMTQNIFFKFQRLAGTSEYSNFRPAYKLNTMLNAQHLSQLQVESICIAISLLNDCADCLRGHIESFHKYGGSNSQLEEVLRVTALTSGFCTTTF from the coding sequence ATGAATACTACTTTCATAGAAAATAATCACACTGATATGAATTCAAATGAGTTATTTACTTTAATAGAAAAAAAACTTGGGTTTGTCCCTGAGGCATACAAATCAATTTCAGCTAGTAAGTCATATTTAAACGATACACTTTATAATTTCCATAAACATGTATCAGAAGGAGCTATCGATTTATTTACAAAGCATATTATTACAATTGCTGTAGCATCTGCTTTACATAATCAGAATGCATTGAATGCTCGTTTGGCTCATGCTAAAAGTGAAGGAGTTAATGATGATTTAATCACTGAAGCAATTGCAGTAACAGGTAATATAATGACTCAAAATATATTTTTTAAATTTCAAAGATTAGCAGGTACTAGTGAATATTCTAATTTTCGACCAGCTTACAAGTTAAATACAATGTTAAATGCTCAGCATTTAAGTCAGTTACAAGTTGAGTCTATATGTATTGCTATTTCATTGTTAAATGATTGTGCAGATTGTCTTAGAGGTCATATTGAGAGTTTTCATAAATATGGCGGCTCAAATTCTCAACTTGAAGAAGTGTTAAGAGTTACTGCTCTTACATCAGGATTTTGTACAACAACTTTCTAA
- a CDS encoding glycosyltransferase: MNIQRNPKISIVIPALNEEKLIANTLLCFPLTQRRKFNLELIVSDGGSSDKTIDIAKKLADKVVEHKEKRRQTISEGRNKGAEQADGKILVFINADTVPCYPEKFISSIVSYSEKMFSDKMVVAIACSVEIAPNERKTSDRIFHLIFNNYVRMLNFSGFGMGRGECQIVRSDMFHKVGGYANEMAAGEDFNLYQKLGRLGRIGYHKELKVYESPRRFRRYGYWKVLLEWTLNGLAVMMIGRSVSKEWEEIR; the protein is encoded by the coding sequence TTGAATATTCAAAGAAATCCTAAAATAAGTATTGTTATACCTGCTCTTAATGAAGAAAAATTGATAGCAAACACATTGTTATGTTTTCCATTAACTCAAAGGCGAAAATTCAATTTAGAGCTTATAGTAAGCGATGGTGGTAGTAGTGATAAAACAATTGATATTGCTAAAAAGTTAGCTGATAAAGTTGTTGAACATAAAGAAAAAAGAAGGCAAACAATTTCTGAAGGAAGGAATAAAGGGGCAGAACAAGCAGATGGAAAAATCTTAGTTTTTATTAATGCAGACACAGTGCCATGCTACCCTGAAAAATTCATTTCTTCAATTGTTTCATATTCAGAAAAAATGTTCAGTGATAAAATGGTGGTTGCAATTGCATGTTCGGTGGAAATTGCACCAAATGAAAGAAAAACTAGTGATAGAATTTTTCATTTAATTTTCAATAATTATGTTAGGATGTTAAATTTTTCTGGTTTTGGTATGGGGCGTGGCGAATGCCAGATTGTTAGATCAGATATGTTCCATAAAGTAGGAGGTTATGCAAATGAAATGGCAGCAGGTGAGGATTTTAACTTGTATCAAAAGCTTGGCAGACTGGGTAGAATTGGTTATCATAAGGAACTTAAAGTTTATGAATCTCCTAGAAGATTTAGAAGGTATGGATACTGGAAGGTTTTATTAGAATGGACTTTAAATGGTCTTGCAGTAATGATGATTGGTCGCAGTGTGTCAAAAGAATGGGAGGAGATAAGATAA
- a CDS encoding rod shape-determining protein MreC: MNSSLQRLIDLIVKYKEYTSTIILTIISFVLISRSTNDETRFFRTVSVGVIAFVQNAFDWIPNPYALQSENRALRRLNLGISLEMMQLRDAGNKIERIQELLALKQFSPMKLKAAHVVGSTTIGQRRYATLDVGGLDSIIIGMPVITDQGLVGRIIGTSGGFSVVELLLNDELRFAGKTIKFANQGILVCKRGQLYLRNVPSVNTQLKGDTVITSLFSTIFPPNIVIGTIEEISEEKGTLFHELKIKPSVNFSNLEEVFVILQTADPERIKLENETIGADLEQEK, encoded by the coding sequence TTGAATAGCTCCCTTCAAAGACTTATAGATCTGATAGTTAAGTATAAAGAATATACTTCAACTATTATTCTTACTATTATTTCATTTGTTTTAATATCCCGCTCAACTAATGATGAGACTAGGTTTTTTAGAACAGTTTCTGTGGGAGTAATTGCATTTGTTCAAAATGCATTTGACTGGATTCCAAACCCTTATGCTTTACAAAGTGAAAACAGAGCTTTAAGAAGACTTAATTTAGGTATTTCCTTAGAGATGATGCAATTAAGAGATGCTGGGAATAAAATTGAAAGAATTCAAGAATTGTTAGCTTTAAAGCAATTTTCTCCAATGAAGTTAAAAGCTGCACATGTAGTAGGAAGTACTACTATAGGCCAAAGGAGATATGCTACTTTAGATGTTGGAGGTTTAGATAGTATTATTATTGGTATGCCAGTTATTACTGATCAAGGATTAGTTGGAAGGATAATTGGAACTAGTGGTGGATTTTCAGTTGTTGAATTGTTATTAAATGATGAATTGAGATTTGCAGGAAAAACAATTAAGTTTGCTAACCAAGGAATTTTAGTTTGTAAAAGAGGTCAATTATATTTAAGAAATGTTCCTTCTGTAAATACCCAACTAAAAGGTGATACTGTAATCACATCTTTATTCTCAACTATTTTTCCTCCTAATATAGTTATCGGAACAATCGAAGAGATTTCTGAAGAAAAAGGTACACTTTTTCATGAACTTAAAATAAAGCCTTCTGTGAATTTTTCTAACCTTGAAGAAGTCTTTGTAATTCTTCAAACTGCAGATCCAGAAAGAATTAAGTTAGAGAATGAAACAATTGGGGCAGATTTAGAACAAGAAAAATAA